One genomic window of Cololabis saira isolate AMF1-May2022 chromosome 3, fColSai1.1, whole genome shotgun sequence includes the following:
- the LOC133440769 gene encoding uncharacterized protein LOC133440769, with amino-acid sequence MDIWIKLTLWTVLVFSAGAQEAQGPSVIYPFTETCAVRGSTVTLPCSFTPLESFNRGGEEIQLRIVRVRWCQNHDICHDTTRSVFDSNSTHNDPRYQYLGDMKGNCTLQIRDVQRKDGTGPGGLIRDGSTFRFRMEADDEKGHFTNRTGVTVRVVGWIPLRIKTSSNESRRGQSVSLQCTSSPCTFHHLEVTWFRDGRALSESGHALQLGPLSAGDSGNYTCALKNNTKTQSDLFRLQVEDGDGDGDGDGDGDGDGDGDGADGGSHLALIVRLLVFGLITLIVVAVASVVIWRTCRCHGSSREN; translated from the exons ATGGACATTTGGATCAAACTGACTCTCTGGACGGTTCTGGTGTTTTCAGCAG GTGCTCAAGAGGCTCAAGGTCCAAGTGTGATATACCCGTTTACAGAAACATGTGCAGTACGAGGATCCACCGTCACCCTCCCCTGCAGCTTCACACCTTTAGAGTCTTTCAatagaggaggagaagaaattCAACTGCGGATTGTTAGAGTTCGCTGGTGTCAGAACCATGATATCTGTCATGACACCACCCGGTCTGTGTTTGACAGTAATTCAACACACAACGACCCTCGTTATCAATACCTGGGAGACATGAAGGGAAACTGCACTTTACAGATCAGAGACGTTCAGAGGAAAGACGGTACAGGACCAGGCGGGTTGATACGAGACGGCTCAACGTTTCGCTTCAGGATGGAAGCTGATGATGAGAAGGGACATTTCACTAACAGGACCGGAGTGACGGTCAGAGTTGTTG GTTGGATTCCACTGAGAATAAAAACCTCCAGTAACGAGTCCAGACGAGGTCAATCAGTCTCTCTGCAGTGCACCTCTTCACCCTGCACCTTCCACCACCTGGAGGTCACCTGGTTCAGAGATGGCCGTGCCCTCTCAGAGTCTGGACACGCCCTCCAGCTCGGCCCTCTGAGCGCAGGGGATTCTGGGAACTACACCTGCGCTCTGAAGAACAACACGAAGACACAGTCTGATCTGTTCAGGCTGCaggtggaggatggagacggagacggagacggagacggagacggagatGGAGACGGAGATGGAGACGGTGCTGATGGTG GAAGTCACCTGGCGCTGATTGTCCGCCTGCTTGTGTTCGGTCTGATCACCTTGATCGTCGTCGCGGTTGCATCCGTCGTCATCTGGAG GACCTGCCGTTGTCATGGCAGCAGCAGAGAGAACTGA